In a genomic window of Sporosarcina trichiuri:
- the argS gene encoding arginine--tRNA ligase, which produces MNAVEQIQNEVKDALHIAVLRTGLADETSLPDIMLETPKNKDNGDYATNIAMQLTKIAKKPPRAIAEAILEKLDTSGTSIESVDIAGPGFMNIILKKDYLSDVVKTVLSQGESYGRTESGQHEKIQVEFVSANPTGDLHLGHARGASLGDALSSILDFAGYDVSREYYINDAGNQVENLARSVEARYFQELGLDKDMPADGYQGADIIDIAKQLVAEYGDKFVSVPDEERYQFFRKYGLDIELGKLKQDLADFRVPFDVWFSETSLYKDGKIDVALNKLRENGHVYEEDGATWFRSTEFGDDKDRVLIKKDGTYTYLTPDIAYHEDKLRRGFDTLINIWGADHHGYIPRMKAAIQALGYDRDTLEVEVAQMVQLYKDGEKFKMSKRTGKAVTLRELVELVGLDAARYFFAMRSGDSQMDFDLDLAVSKSNENPVYYAQYAHARISSILRAAAEQGFAASMEHVDLLKAEKEIELLKKIGDFPQIVGDAARLRAPHRITTYIQELAATFHSFYNAEKVLDPDNRELTEARIALVTATRTTIANALKLVGVAAPDRM; this is translated from the coding sequence ATGAATGCAGTTGAACAGATCCAGAACGAAGTGAAAGACGCCCTGCATATAGCAGTGCTGAGAACCGGCCTGGCGGATGAGACCAGCCTGCCGGACATCATGCTCGAAACACCGAAGAACAAGGACAACGGCGACTATGCGACCAACATCGCCATGCAGCTGACGAAAATTGCGAAGAAGCCGCCGCGCGCGATTGCGGAAGCGATCCTCGAGAAGCTCGATACATCCGGCACATCGATCGAGTCCGTCGATATCGCAGGTCCGGGATTCATGAACATCATCCTCAAGAAGGATTACTTGAGCGACGTCGTCAAGACGGTGCTCAGCCAGGGAGAATCTTACGGCCGCACAGAGTCCGGGCAGCACGAAAAGATCCAGGTCGAGTTCGTCTCGGCGAACCCGACCGGCGACCTGCACCTCGGCCATGCCCGCGGCGCATCGCTCGGCGACGCGCTCTCCAGCATCCTCGACTTCGCAGGCTATGATGTCTCCCGCGAATATTACATCAACGACGCCGGCAACCAGGTCGAAAACCTTGCACGCTCCGTCGAAGCCCGGTATTTCCAGGAACTCGGCCTCGACAAGGACATGCCTGCGGACGGCTACCAGGGCGCGGACATCATTGATATCGCCAAGCAGCTCGTCGCGGAATACGGCGACAAATTCGTATCTGTGCCGGATGAAGAACGCTATCAGTTCTTCCGCAAATACGGCCTGGACATCGAGCTCGGCAAGCTGAAGCAGGACCTCGCCGATTTCCGCGTGCCGTTCGACGTCTGGTTCTCCGAGACCTCCCTCTATAAGGACGGCAAGATTGATGTAGCCCTGAACAAGCTCCGTGAAAACGGTCATGTCTATGAGGAGGACGGCGCTACGTGGTTCCGTTCGACCGAATTCGGCGATGATAAAGACCGCGTCCTCATCAAAAAAGATGGCACATACACATACTTGACGCCGGATATCGCGTATCACGAAGACAAGCTGCGCCGCGGGTTCGACACACTCATCAACATCTGGGGTGCCGATCACCACGGCTACATTCCACGCATGAAAGCGGCCATCCAGGCGCTCGGCTACGATCGCGACACGCTGGAAGTGGAAGTCGCGCAGATGGTGCAGCTGTATAAGGACGGCGAGAAGTTCAAGATGAGCAAACGGACGGGCAAGGCCGTCACGCTGCGTGAGCTCGTGGAACTCGTCGGTCTGGATGCAGCGCGCTACTTCTTCGCGATGCGCTCCGGCGATTCGCAGATGGACTTCGACCTCGACCTCGCTGTGTCCAAGTCGAATGAAAACCCGGTATACTATGCACAATATGCGCATGCCCGCATCTCGTCGATCCTGCGTGCAGCAGCGGAGCAAGGGTTCGCAGCATCCATGGAGCACGTCGATCTGCTGAAGGCCGAGAAGGAGATCGAGCTGCTGAAGAAGATCGGCGACTTCCCGCAAATCGTCGGCGATGCGGCGCGCCTCCGTGCGCCGCACCGCATCACGACATACATCCAGGAGCTGGCGGCGACGTTCCACAGCTTCTACAATGCGGAAAAAGTGCTCGACCCGGACAACCGTGAGCTGACGGAAGCCCGTATCGCACTGGTCACCGCGACCCGCACAACAATCGCCAACGCACTGAAACTGGTCGGTGTCGCAGCACCCGACCGCATGTAA
- a CDS encoding DUF1934 domain-containing protein, producing the protein MGTQPPIVPVTINLKSEIRHPGQDTDFMELELAGTITEKGGRRYLRYEEKQNAETVRTTIKLDPEDAVIMRTGAIRMRLPFAPGGTRPGTYANGPLALDLHVVTNELLLTEDHDHGEFRVSYEMHAEDGLLGHYELTITYAEGTR; encoded by the coding sequence ATGGGAACGCAGCCCCCGATCGTACCGGTGACGATCAACTTGAAATCGGAGATCCGGCATCCCGGACAGGACACGGATTTCATGGAACTCGAACTGGCAGGGACGATCACGGAAAAAGGCGGCAGACGGTACTTGCGCTACGAAGAGAAGCAGAACGCGGAAACCGTCCGGACGACGATCAAGCTCGATCCGGAAGACGCGGTCATCATGCGGACCGGCGCCATCCGGATGCGGCTGCCATTCGCACCCGGCGGGACCCGGCCCGGCACGTATGCGAACGGACCGCTCGCGCTCGACCTGCATGTGGTCACGAATGAGCTCCTGCTGACAGAAGATCACGACCATGGCGAATTCCGCGTCAGCTACGAAATGCACGCTGAAGACGGATTGCTCGGACATTACGAACTGACTATTACTTACGCGGAGGGAACACGATGA
- a CDS encoding YwhD family protein — translation MADEQKPKQKLGFTIIKNDPTDGHKGFGIGSLSLENVTPVMIDTEEGTASIEVGAMHAKSDIERGIKFTTNREDSEGGKLYWLIWVTIDFNENGPYYAGVTSCEMIVNREKRRGYKILADHVNRMDKSMKRQILVDNMDETSKEILADFLKEHNEEMWNNSEPKLHIALSESSPHL, via the coding sequence ATGGCAGACGAGCAGAAACCGAAACAGAAGCTGGGCTTCACGATCATCAAGAACGATCCGACTGACGGACACAAAGGGTTCGGCATCGGATCGCTGTCGCTTGAGAACGTGACACCCGTCATGATCGATACAGAAGAAGGCACGGCCTCCATCGAAGTGGGCGCCATGCATGCGAAAAGCGATATCGAGCGGGGCATCAAGTTCACAACGAACCGCGAAGACTCGGAGGGCGGCAAGCTGTACTGGCTCATCTGGGTGACGATCGATTTCAATGAAAACGGACCCTATTACGCGGGCGTGACATCCTGTGAAATGATCGTCAACCGGGAGAAGCGACGCGGCTATAAGATCCTGGCCGATCATGTGAACCGGATGGACAAGTCGATGAAACGCCAGATCCTCGTTGACAATATGGATGAAACTTCGAAGGAGATCCTCGCAGATTTCCTGAAAGAGCATAATGAAGAAATGTGGAACAACAGCGAGCCGAAGCTCCACATCGCACTCAGCGAATCGTCCCCTCATTTATGA
- a CDS encoding 2-hydroxymuconate tautomerase: MPYVTVKMLEGRTDEQKRELCEKVTAVVAETVNAPKEKVVVFIEEMPKSHYAVAGKRLSDN; encoded by the coding sequence ATGCCGTATGTAACTGTGAAGATGCTGGAAGGGCGGACGGATGAGCAGAAGCGCGAATTGTGTGAGAAAGTGACAGCCGTCGTTGCCGAGACTGTGAATGCACCGAAGGAAAAAGTCGTCGTGTTCATTGAAGAAATGCCGAAATCGCATTACGCGGTCGCCGGCAAGCGCCTCAGCGACAATTGA
- a CDS encoding transglycosylase domain-containing protein: MKKTRRKARYRFAGLLTITGFTAVLTVLICLRVYAQIAGPPSLSVPEATVFIDRNDHQIGDRFSGERRYWVGLDEMSPFLVDAFVAVEDKNFYKHGGFDYKRIAGAVLKDVKAGRKAEGASTITQQYARNLYLTNEKSWTRKANEALYAYRMELFYDKERILEGYLNTVYFGHGMYGVEAASRYFFAKPAGELTLEEAAAIAAIPKGPSIYSPAANKEKAENRRQIVLRLMAEQGFISPDQRERAGGQQLVLKTEEWSDQKDIAPYFLNEVWQDAEKILVGKGRYPAEGGWTIKTTLDLAHQQKAEEIIADRMPDNDLQIGFVSMKPDTGEVTAMVGGRSFADSPFNRVTQAKRQPGSAMKPILYAAALEDGFNPLTFISTEKTIFTYDDGRSSYEPSNVNGKFGDHPISLAQALAVSDNIYAVKTLEEIGYRKYNSMAEKLGIQVKFPESPAVALGTSAVTLFEMTGAYNRVASGGRKIDPVLILSIEDSRGKLVYEHPEQTKKRAMTEENAFVLTHLMTGMFDPVFNDYLTATGVSMRASQTRPYAAKSGTTLSDQYLIGYSPTLTAGIWTGYDVGRQIEEAEDKAASKRIWIDFMESAHSGLRPEPFLPPHGVKGVTVDIETGGIAVEGCAKQRLVYLKERDVPKQLCTDKTLRETRLQGTKEKKGFDLFPFSFFE; the protein is encoded by the coding sequence GTGAAGAAGACCAGACGGAAAGCCCGGTACCGTTTCGCAGGGCTGCTGACGATCACGGGGTTCACGGCGGTGCTGACGGTTCTCATCTGCCTGCGGGTGTATGCGCAGATCGCAGGCCCGCCGTCGCTCAGTGTGCCCGAGGCGACGGTGTTCATCGACCGGAATGACCATCAGATCGGCGACCGGTTCTCCGGGGAGCGCCGCTACTGGGTCGGCTTGGATGAGATGTCTCCGTTCCTCGTCGATGCGTTCGTCGCGGTGGAGGATAAGAATTTCTACAAGCACGGCGGGTTCGATTATAAGCGGATTGCGGGCGCTGTCCTGAAGGATGTGAAGGCGGGCCGGAAAGCGGAAGGGGCCAGCACGATCACCCAGCAGTACGCACGGAACCTCTATCTGACGAACGAAAAATCATGGACCCGGAAAGCGAACGAAGCGCTCTATGCATACCGGATGGAGCTTTTTTACGATAAAGAACGCATCCTCGAAGGCTATCTGAACACTGTCTATTTCGGTCATGGTATGTACGGCGTCGAAGCCGCGAGCCGGTACTTCTTCGCGAAGCCGGCGGGGGAGCTGACGCTTGAGGAGGCGGCGGCCATCGCCGCCATCCCGAAAGGGCCGTCGATCTACTCCCCTGCCGCCAACAAGGAGAAAGCGGAAAACCGCCGCCAGATCGTGCTGCGGCTGATGGCGGAACAGGGGTTCATCTCCCCCGACCAGAGGGAACGGGCAGGCGGCCAGCAGCTTGTGCTGAAAACGGAAGAGTGGTCGGATCAGAAGGACATCGCTCCCTACTTCCTGAACGAAGTGTGGCAGGACGCAGAAAAGATCCTGGTCGGCAAAGGGAGGTATCCTGCGGAAGGCGGCTGGACCATCAAGACGACGCTCGATCTGGCGCATCAGCAGAAGGCGGAGGAGATCATCGCGGACCGGATGCCGGACAATGACCTGCAGATCGGGTTCGTCTCCATGAAACCGGATACCGGTGAAGTGACGGCGATGGTCGGCGGCCGGAGCTTTGCGGACAGTCCGTTCAACCGGGTCACACAGGCGAAGCGGCAGCCGGGCTCCGCCATGAAGCCGATCCTGTATGCGGCGGCGCTTGAAGACGGGTTCAATCCGCTGACGTTCATCTCGACGGAAAAGACGATTTTCACGTATGACGACGGGCGTTCGTCGTACGAACCGAGCAATGTCAACGGAAAATTCGGCGATCACCCGATTTCACTGGCACAGGCGCTCGCGGTGTCCGACAATATCTATGCCGTGAAGACGCTCGAGGAGATCGGCTACCGGAAATACAATTCAATGGCCGAGAAGCTCGGCATCCAAGTGAAGTTCCCCGAGTCCCCCGCTGTCGCTCTCGGTACGTCCGCAGTGACACTGTTCGAGATGACAGGCGCCTACAACCGGGTGGCGTCGGGCGGCCGGAAGATCGATCCTGTCCTGATCCTCTCCATCGAGGACTCCCGCGGGAAACTGGTGTATGAGCACCCTGAACAGACGAAGAAGCGGGCGATGACCGAGGAGAATGCGTTCGTCCTGACCCATCTGATGACGGGGATGTTCGACCCGGTGTTCAATGACTATCTGACCGCGACCGGCGTATCGATGCGCGCTTCGCAGACGCGGCCGTATGCCGCAAAGTCCGGGACGACGCTGTCCGACCAATACTTGATCGGCTACTCCCCGACACTGACGGCAGGCATCTGGACCGGCTACGACGTCGGCAGGCAGATCGAGGAAGCCGAGGACAAGGCGGCCTCGAAACGGATCTGGATCGACTTCATGGAAAGTGCGCATTCCGGTCTACGGCCTGAGCCGTTCCTGCCGCCGCACGGAGTCAAAGGGGTCACCGTCGATATCGAGACAGGCGGCATCGCGGTGGAAGGCTGTGCGAAGCAGCGGCTCGTCTATCTGAAGGAACGCGATGTGCCGAAGCAGCTCTGTACGGATAAGACGCTGCGGGAGACCCGGCTGCAGGGGACGAAGGAGAAAAAAGGTTTCGATCTGTTCCCATTTTCGTTCTTTGAGTGA
- a CDS encoding YwgA family protein — MLAEHAKIVQMISLAEEVNGRKKLQKMVYILKKLQFDFAEKYELHMYGPYSEELTLRIEELCEMGFLHETCTDKGSYVQYTYKATEDGVKFSETADFPADELGPCISRLNTQSSRFLELVSTLLYFDHLDRADQIAKVRIVKNKLNFSDEEMDTAFAFIAEMSACVA, encoded by the coding sequence ATGCTTGCGGAACACGCGAAGATCGTCCAGATGATCTCCCTCGCGGAGGAAGTGAACGGGCGGAAGAAATTACAGAAGATGGTATACATACTGAAGAAACTGCAGTTCGATTTTGCGGAGAAATACGAGCTGCACATGTACGGCCCTTATTCAGAGGAACTGACATTGCGGATCGAGGAATTGTGCGAGATGGGATTCCTGCATGAAACCTGCACCGACAAAGGCTCTTATGTGCAGTACACGTACAAGGCGACGGAGGACGGCGTGAAGTTTTCCGAGACGGCGGATTTCCCTGCGGACGAGCTCGGCCCGTGCATCAGCCGGCTCAATACGCAGAGTTCCCGTTTCCTGGAACTCGTGTCGACACTGCTGTATTTCGACCATCTCGACCGTGCGGACCAGATTGCGAAAGTGCGGATCGTCAAGAACAAGCTCAACTTCTCCGATGAGGAGATGGACACCGCGTTCGCCTTCATCGCTGAAATGTCAGCGTGCGTGGCGTGA